The genomic region TGGTCTCTCTCAGAACAGACAGTGTAGAAAGGACCAGGACAAAGACAATGCATCTGATACTGGTGAGTGTTATGGGGTGTCTGCTGATTAGAAATAGAATAAGATTGGCTCCACTTGGAAGAACGTGTCTTCAAAATCAAAATGTCTAATCTACACAGGCTCGGACGTGTCTGGAGGTGATGTTACAACCAAAAGGGTAAAGAACAAGAGTAATGGAAAGGTGGGGAGGGAGAAAGACCGTACTGAAGTTCAGCTGTTGAAATCATCTCAAGACCACAAACCCATAAGTACAACACCAGAAACAGACAAGGGAACTAATTTTGGACAAAGACCTAACTCTGTGAGACAACCAAAACATGCTGTATCATATTTAATTGTGAGCAAAAGATTTTTCCCGAAATGCTGTGTTATCATTGGGTGTTACAATTGTGTTATTCAGGAAAATCGAAGGACACCCCGGCAAGTGAAGACCCCTGTGGAGGAAATTTACATAAGACCTGACTCTCCGACTCTATCACGTGCCAACGTAAGTTACTGAAACCTAAATTACTATACGGACAGACAGAGATTCAAACATCTCAACAATTTCccctctgacctcaacctaaccccCCTTTTCCTCCGAGTAGAGCTCCCTCTCCCAGGTATCCCTGGCTAGGAACCTGGCCGTCCTCCCGCTGGAGTGGCAGCTACCTGGAGTCCCTCTGACCACCTCGTCTACGGCAGCTAGGACAGAGAGAAAGCCATCCTCTACCAGCACTACGACACACGCGCAGATGGAAACACAGACAACAGatatgaacacagacacacagaccactGCAGCCTCTCAGAGCCAGATCTCCATGGTCTCATCGGAGACCATGATAGATGTTCACACGTCAGACTCCATTACCAAGTCCTCCACTCTTGACATGGCACTGACCCCTGAGAGCACTAAGGACATGATCATTACTGATGAGGATGTGAAGGATGACTCTGCTAAAGATTTGATCTCCAACCTAACAGACACCTCTATGGAGAAATCCATCAGTGAGACCAGCCTGAAAGACCTCATCGCTGAGTATGAAGATGACAATGAGCTGAAGGATATGGCTGACTCCTCTACCACTGCTACTGATAATGCCAATGAGGATGCAAAGCTGCTGGAACTTGCAGCTCTTTATGACTACATGTTGACAGTAGAGACCGAGCTGCCCTTGGATCTCTGAAGAGCCAGTTGGCCTAATGAACATTTCAATGTAGCAAAAGCTATACTATGAtcaattaataaaacattttttctGCAGCAAATTTTCAATACTGTTGAAATGTGACGCAGCATGTCTAGACTAGACCTATTTGTTTGAATTCACCAAAAATAATAAATATTACTGGCAAGGGAACAATCAAACCACTACAGGTAGGGGAGAGTGAATATATCAGCATAGAGTTCATTTGGACAATAATGATCCATAGGAATATTGCATTCTGTAATGTATGAAATAACATTCACCCACAGCGAATACAAATCAGACGTGTTCAAttttctccctctgtccgtccctcccaCATCCTGATGAGGTTTATATTGTCATGTTGTCCAGCCCTTAAACTGTTTAGCATTTTAATAACACCTCGCAAACTCAGGGCCTAATTACCCTTGTTACACATGCATCAAATAGAGTCCTCCTATCACCACATGTCTGGGCCACCTGAAGGTGCTGTGTTACTGGTGGGTTTCCAACAGATTACAGGGGGATTGGTTAAATCAGTCAACATAAATAAGGATGGTGGGAACATCCTCATACTACAGCACATCATTGTCTTTGCCTATATTACAGGAGGGGATATATTGGTGTCATCAGAGTAATTGATTagcacacatactgtatgtgtcgTTTTATCACCTTGAATGGTGACAGAATAGAGAACTTTGAAACTATTGAATTAAGTGTTAAAGTGCAGGGTGAAAAATGCTCCGTTAGAAAATCACTTTGAGAATTTAGGTATTTTATGAATTCTCACAGGTAAGATTTCGGTCAAACTGCACTTTTCAACATAACATAGATTCTGTACATGTATGTAATTAAGCATGACGTTTTTGATGATTGTTAATCTAGAAAAGATGCAGAACATATTAACTCTgaaaggggagggggagaagagagagggggatgaatgggttgatatagaggagagacagtaggaggGATGGTGAGATGTGTCCATCTATGATTTCAAATATGAATCGACCCAATAAGGGGATCAAAGGGTCTCTTACCCAGgtgtacacacagacatgcatgtACACATagacatgcacgtacacacacctacacacacaaaagcacacatACGCTCACACCCACTCCTCTATCCACATGAAGTGGTCAGGGCATCACAGTGACCTAGTTACACGTTAGTCCAGACTTGCAAGCAAGCAGATGTGTGATATTTACGAGGTCTTGTA from Salvelinus fontinalis isolate EN_2023a chromosome 35, ASM2944872v1, whole genome shotgun sequence harbors:
- the LOC129834985 gene encoding uncharacterized protein LOC129834985 isoform X2, with product METQTTDMNTDTQTTAASQSQISMVSSETMIDVHTSDSITKSSTLDMALTPESTKDMIITDEDVKDDSAKDLISNLTDTSMEKSISETSLKDLIAEYEDDNELKDMADSSTTATDNANEDAKLLELAALYDYMLTVETELPLDL